From a region of the Rhinopithecus roxellana isolate Shanxi Qingling chromosome 8, ASM756505v1, whole genome shotgun sequence genome:
- the TAF5L gene encoding TAF5-like RNA polymerase II p300/CBP-associated factor-associated factor 65 kDa subunit 5L isoform X2, with translation MPLLYPLFVYLHLNLVQNSPKSTVESFYSRFHGMFLQNASQKDVIEQLQTTQTIQDILSNFKLRAFLDNKYVVRLQEDSYNYLIRYLQSDNNTALCKVLTLHIHLDVQPAKRTDYQLYASGSSSRSENNSLEPPDMPSPILQNEAALEVLQESIKRVKDGPPSLTTICFYAFYNTEQLLNTAEISPDSKLLAAGFDNSCIKLWSLRSKKLKSEPHQVDVSRIHLACDILEEEDDEDDNAGTEMKILRGHCGPVYSTRFLADSSGLLSCSEDMSIRYWDLGSFTNTVLYQGHAYPVWDLDISPYSLYFASGSHDRTARLWSFDRTYPLRIYAGHLADVDCVKFHPNSNYLATGSTDKTVRLWSAQQGNSVRLFTGHRGPVLSLAFSPNGKYLASAGEDQRLKLWDLASGTLYKELRGHTDNITSLTFSPDSGLIASASMDNSVRVWDIRNTYCSAPADGSSSELVGVYTGQMSNVLSVQFMACNLLLVTGITQENQEH, from the exons ATGCCTCTCCTCTATCCTCTCTTTGTCTACCTCCATCTCAACCTGGTCCAAAACAGTCCGAAGAGCACAGTGGAAAGTTTTTACAGCCGCTTCCATGGAATGTTTCTGCAGAATGCTAGCCAGAAGGATGTCATTGAGCAGCTACAGACCACTCAAACCATCCAGGACATCCTATCTAACTTCAAGCTTCGAGCATTCCTAGATAACAAGTACGTGGTCCGTCTCCAAGAAGACAGCTACAACTACCTTATCCGCTACCTCCAAAGTGACAACAATACTGCCCTGTGCAAAGTCCTCACCTTACATATTCATCTTGATGTGCAGCCTGCCAAGAGAACAGACTATCAGCTATATGCCAGTGGCAGCTCCTCCCGCAGTGAGAACAACAGTTTGGAGCCCCCTGACATGCCCAGCCCTATTCTGCAGAACGAGGCTGCCCTAGAGGTCTTACAGGAGAGCATTAAGCGCGTCAAGGATGGGCCTCCCTCCCTCACTACCATCTGCTTCTATGCCTTCTATAACACAGAGCAGCTGTTGAACACTGCAGAAATCTCCCCTGATAGCAAGCTGCTTGCTGCTGGGTTTGACAACTCCTGTATAAAACTTTGGAGTTTACGATCCAAGAAGTTAAAATCAGAGCCCCATCAAGTAGACGTGTCCCGCATCCATTTGGCTTGTGATATTCTGGAGGAGGAG GATGATGAGGATGATAATGCAGGCACAGAGATGAAGATACTGCGGGGACACTGCGGACCAGTGTACAGCACGAGGTTCCTCGCCGACAGCTCAGGGTTGCTCTCTTGTTCTGAAGACATGTCCATCAGATACTGGGATCTGGGGAGTTTCACCAACACTGTGTTGTACCAAGGACATGCCTATCCTGTGTGGGATCTGGACATCAGTCCATATAGCCTGTACTTCGCCAGCGGGTCCCACGACCGCACCGCCAGGCTGTGGTCATTTGATCGGACGTACCCGCTGAGGATATATGCAGGACACCTGGCAGATGTGGACTGTGTCAAATTCCACCCTAATTCAAACTACTTGGCCACGGGCTCAACCGACAAGACCGTCCGGCTGTGGAGCGCTCAGCAGGGGAACTCGGTGAGGCTTTTCACAGGCCACCGCGGCCCCGTGCTTTCTCTAGCCTTTTCTCCCAATGGTAAGTACTTGGCATCTGCTGGCGAGGACCAGCGGTTGAAGCTGTGGGACTTGGCCTCTGGGACCCTTTATAAAGAGCTGAGAGGCCACACAGACAATATCACCAGCCTCACCTTCAGTCCAGACAGCGGCTTGATTGCCTCTGCCTCCATGGACAACTCGGTGCGCGTCTGGGACATCAGGAACACTTACTGCAGTGCACCTGCCGACGGCTCCTCCAGCGAGCTCGTGGGCGTGTACACTGGGCAGATGAGCAACGTCCTGAGCGTGCAGTTCATGGCCTGTAACCTTCTTCTGGTGACTGGAATTACACAAGAAAATCaggaacattaa